A single genomic interval of Dysidea avara chromosome 8, odDysAvar1.4, whole genome shotgun sequence harbors:
- the LOC136263226 gene encoding uncharacterized protein — translation MKCLIAGLVLVLCALTTSGELTDFLLTHDEVHGVYKNEDGSLGIKFTSRVDFLHVTTLDDITMVYFNSFQEVNKRMARSVNITDTEYLQHQYASHSQFDGPVSNDSKSFDDAVKDLLGMEEGKLLEDASRAVGERGVIGRDTPAVMPFFMFALKITKLLDSYSTLQHSNTNEISETKAPRDKRFFVAIYNAARNYFRGGCSRPIHEPYCKGRCGKGCDCWWWVCGDCCWHQACYDHDDCCERGGYYHWRCIVAIDVLLCEAPFIC, via the coding sequence ATGAAGTGTCTCATCGCTGGGCTGGTGTTGGTGTTGTGTGCTCTAACTACTTCAGGGGAACTGACAGATTTCCTGTTGACTCATGATGAAGTGCATGGAGTCTACAAGAATGAAGATGGCTCACTTGGAATAAAGTTCACTAGCAGAGTAGATTTCTTACACGTAACCACTCTAGATGATATTACAATGGTATACTTCAACTCATTCCAAGAAGTGAATAAAAGAATGGCTCGATCAGTGAACATCACAGATACTGAATACCTTCAACACCAGTATGCCTCCCACAGCCAATTTGACGGACCTGTCAGCAATGATAGCAAATCTTTTGATGATGCTGTTAAAGATCTACTAGGAATGGAAGAGGGCAAGCTGTTGGAAGATGCATCTCGTGCAGTCGGGGAAAGGGGAGTGATAGGAAGAGATACACCAGCAGTGATGCCTTTCTTTATGTTTGCTTTAAAAATAACTAAATTGCTAGACTCTTACTCCACACTACAACATTCTAACACAAATGAGATATCCGAGACCAAAGCTCCAAGAGACAAAAGATTCTTTGTTGCAATTTACAATGCTGCTAGGAATTACTTTAGAGGAGGATGCAGTCGACCCATTCATGAGCCTTACTGTAAAGGAAGGTGTGGCAAAGGCTGTGATTGTTGGTGGTGGGTGTGTGGTGACTGCTGCTGGCATCAAGCATGTTACGACCATGATGACTGCTGTGAGAGGGGGGGATACTACCACTGGAGGTGTATCGTAGCAATTGATGTACTACTCTGTGAAGCGCCTTTCATTTGTTGA